The Deltaproteobacteria bacterium genome includes a window with the following:
- a CDS encoding PCRF domain-containing protein translates to MLDRLTEIERRYEELERLVADPAIIANRREFAKLAKERAQLEETVVRWRERQRVARDLDEHREVLRERDAELRELARSELPALEARLAALDATLKH, encoded by the coding sequence ATGCTCGACCGCCTCACCGAGATCGAGCGGCGCTACGAGGAGCTGGAGCGCCTGGTCGCGGACCCGGCCATCATCGCCAACCGGCGCGAGTTCGCGAAGCTCGCCAAGGAGCGCGCCCAGCTCGAGGAGACGGTCGTCCGCTGGCGCGAGCGCCAGCGCGTGGCGCGCGACCTCGACGAGCATCGTGAGGTCCTGCGCGAGAGAGACGCCGAGCTGCGCGAGCTGGCGCGCAGCGAGCTGCCCGCGCTCGAGGCGCGCCTGGCCGCACTCGACGCGACGCTCAAGCAC
- the rpmE gene encoding 50S ribosomal protein L31: MKEGIHPRYEKASIICACGNVIETRSTVPTIHVEICSACHPFFTGKQKLVDTAGRVERFQRKYGLKRSGSGSTPA, from the coding sequence ATGAAGGAAGGCATTCATCCGCGGTACGAGAAGGCGTCCATCATCTGTGCCTGCGGCAACGTCATCGAGACCCGTTCCACCGTGCCGACGATCCACGTCGAGATCTGCTCGGCGTGCCATCCGTTCTTCACCGGCAAGCAGAAGCTGGTCGACACGGCCGGCCGGGTCGAGCGCTTCCAGCGCAAGTACGGCCTCAAGCGTAGCGGCTCCGGCTCGACGCCGGCCTGA